The window GACATGGTCCTACATTCCAATCAAATATTGACACGTGGATTTATTACAATAAAATATAAACTAAGGTTTTTTATTTTTTGTGAAAAGATCTTCATGGGTCTTTGTTGAGTTTGGACTAGGGTTTAGGGTTTAGGGTTTAGGGGTTAGGGTTTTGGGTCTAGGGTCTAGGGTTTAGAGTTTAAAAAGCAACAACAAACCCAAAATTGTCTTTGACAAAAATATGTGATGTAATTTTTCCTTAGTAAAATCCAAGTGTCAATATTTGATTGGAATGTAGGACCACGTCATACTGCCACGTGATCCTGACAGGAGGACCACGTGGCAGTATGACATGGTCCTATATTCCAATCAAATATTGACACGTGGATTTATTACAACTAAAATATAAACTAAGATTTTCTATTTTTATGAAAAGACCTTCATGAGTCTTTGTTGAGTTTGGACTAGGGTTTAGGGTTCAGGGTTCAGGGTTTGGGTTTAGGGGTTAGGGTTTTGGGTCTAGGGTCTAAAGTTTATAGTTTAAGGTTTAAAAAGCAACAACAAACCCAAAATTGTCTTTGACAAAATAGGTGATGTAATTTTTCCTTAGCAAAATCCAAGTGTCAATATTTGATTGGAATGTAGGACCATGTCATACTACCATGTGGTCCTCCCGTAACGTTGAAAAATTTCTCTATAACTGATTGTGAAAAAGATTGAGTTTCATTGAGATTAGATTCGTTAAAATATCTTTGAGATGTTTTAGGAAGTTTCATATATATCTCTTAGGAAAATGGGTTCCCAAATCATATCTGTTGCTAACTGATTTGGTTTAGAATAAGTTTCCTTGTGTATCTCAATAAAAGAATCAGTGGGGATTTGATTGAGGGGGAGATCTTATCTCCCTCTATATACACATATATTGAAATACACCTTGAAACTATTGAGTTTTTATTTTTATTATTGATTGATACTTCTCTGCTACATAGTTTGTAGAAATTGCTTGAAAAACTCATTGCCATTCTGTCATCTTTGTATCATTGCATCTGTCATTCTATAGTGATCGAGATAAGTGGTGTGTGACTCAAGAAGGCGTGTTCAGTTCCTTCATACCAGTGATTGGTTCACAAAAGAATAGAATAGGTTTTTTAGTTGTAACGATCAAGTTAGTTTGTATACTAATAAATGTGATTGTGTTGAACATCACTGCTTGATAAAGACTGTAATTCTATTTGTTCTTAGTGCATTAATTCAAGTGTGGACTACTATAAAGTCTCGCAGTGAAGTTTCCTTGAGGAAATTTTATATGTACTGTAGTTAACAAATGTGTTATGTTGTTCTTTCAATTTCTATTGTTTAAGACTTGGGATAAATAAGAAAAGAGGTCCAATTTATACTTTCATCATCTCTGACATAGATTTGGTAGACCGGCATCCAGGCTTCTTCGTCATAGTGAAGGATCGTGAATTTGAAAGAATCGACCTTGTTAGTTGTTACCTTATGTGTATTGACACGACCCGCCCCAAATTTCACCCTGAAACCCGGAGTAAGTCGTGCGGAGACCATCTCTAAGGAAAATTTTACCGAAAATGATTGGTAAAACCTCCCTTGAACATGGACAACCCTAACTCGAAAATTTCCAATTTACACTCTTACTACAACACGTCCAAACTTCACATAAATATCCAGCTAATAAAAGCTAATATTATCCTTCAGAGATTCTAAACATCAAACCAACAGGCCGAGCACACTACCGAAATAATATACAACAATCCCAAAGTATCCAGAGCTACTAAACTCTAGCGGAAGCATGAAAACACAAGTAGGTTGAACAGGTAACGTACTGATGAAAACTGGCAGAAATGCGGGTGACTATGCCTCGCCTCCTACTAGATCCAACCCGAACTCTGCAGACTGGGCATTTTAAAACGAAGGGCCCAGGGGAAAAACATTTAATAACGTTAGAGTGAGTGGACAATAATAAATTAATAAGAAAAATATTTCTGTTTCCCCAAATCCATTTCTAAGAAAAAATCGAATGCATGCCGCAAGCGATAAAACTTTTATCTCATAAAATATTGAGCCTCTCAGACTCTATAATATATGTATGTATTTACACACGTCCATACTCCCTATATAAATTCATGGGTCTATATAGGGCTACTACGCTCGCGTCCAACGCTCACGTCACGCCTTAATGCGGTGCTACACTACGCCATTAAGGTGGACAGACGGGTGTATAAATATGTGTCCATACCCCATATGTGAATTAAACACTCATATAAGGCTACTACGCTCACGTCCAACGCTCACGTTACACCATAATGAGGCTATATGCTACACCATTAAGGTGGACAGACACATATGGCTAGCTAGCATTTTATATACATACTCTCTCATAAATACATATTTATATCCACCGAATATCCTATTTTCGGTAACTCTCCAAGAGAATTAAAATTCGTCAAATTAAAATGACGTCAAAATATTCCGCAACAATTATTGTTCAACCATGTACTCTAGCATGCATTTTATTTAAAACAAAAGTCCACTCACAAATTAGGCCTAAGCCTGATGTCGATCTGGGGCCTCGTCTGCTTGAGCCTCCTCACGTCCTGTTCCAAATATAATATTAATTTCCCAACTAACAATCCAATATTTAATCAAAATAGGCAAAATTACCCGAGAGCCATAAATACGCTCATCATTGCCTAACTTCGATATTCTTAAATCGGAACACTCCCAAACCGCGGCGGCGGCCGGAGGCCGATTCCGGCGACCTCCGATTTCTATGAAATTTTGACAAAATAATCCTCTCATCATGCTCTACAACTTTCCTAACTAGCACAAACACCAATTCCAAGCCTAACTAGGGTAATCGACTAAAAACATCAAAAACGCCATAAAACTTCCACCTCAAATTCCTCTTTACCTAGCTCAAGAGGGAGTGAGCTGTTTGGAGGGGTTGCTGCACGGGAGGAGGGTTACAAAACAAGCCAAGGATCGCCGATTTTGGTGGCCGGAGGAGGGAGCTCCGGCGAGAGAACCACCACGGTAGCTAGCGGCTCCGGGCTCACGGTGGCGCTAGGGGGAGCTGCTACCGGCCTAGAATGGAAGCTGGGTCGGGGGCAGTCAGTTTGGGACCGGAGCGGCGGCAGATGGTGGCCGGACGGCGGCAGGAGGACGGCCGGAAAACCGGGCAGTGGGAGGAAGAATTCGGGAGAGAGAGAGAGAGAGAGAACCGGGAAGAAAAGAGAGAAGAGAGAAAATGGGTTTGGGCCTCATACCCCAAACTGATCCAAGCTTATAACAACTAAATTCCAAAAATAAAACACCCCGAAAAAATAATACCCGAATAAAAATTACCTTTTACTAGCTAAAATTCACCATTTTTACCGTCATCATATTTTCTCCCACGAATAATTCCCCGAAATTAATCGTCCCTCAAAACACCTCTAGGGACCAATTAAACTATTACCTCAATGACGGAGACGGTAAAATTCTTATTATAATCAAACTAGTAAATAAGGTAAAAATATAAGGATCGGGATGTGACATGTATTCTAATTTTTATTATAATTCAAGTGACTGATGTGAGCAAACTTGCATTATTTATAGTTGTCAAAAACTAAAAGGGCATTTAATGACTGCTGTAATAGAGAAAGTTGACCAACACAGACTCACTATGTCTTCCGTGGAACATTGAGATTCAAATCACTGAATTTCAGAAGAGTGCGTATATCGGTGATTGGGATTCTCAACGAGAGAGAGAGAGAAGAAAGGAGAGAGGAGAAAAGGATTGAAGATGGGAAGTTATTTGGTGTGAAGTCACAGATTGGGGTGAAGCTTCTTTCAGCCCTCAGATCAGCTTCATTTTGATCCAACGGTCAGTGGTGGAGTGTCCCTTTCTGTCCCGTAAAAACTATCCCGCAGGTGAGCGGGCCTGAGTATATATAATAGTAAGTGCGTATCATCACACATAACACTCTTTCTTTCACTTTGAAACTCTCCGTCGCACAAAACGCTCTATCATCGTTGCTATAATTATGGCATGGAGCTGCCGATCCAAGCCGGTCTTTCTCCTACAGCTGTGCTTAGTTTTTTAATATTTGCGAATCGAATTGCAGGTCTGCTGATAGTTACCTTATTTCTAGTCGAGTGAAGATCCCAAATATGTTTTTTAATTTCGAGTGTTTGTAGTTTCTGTATAACTGTTCGAAATTTGTGATCTTGGATTCTGTTATGGTGAATTAATCAATCAATGACTTGAAACATGAATTGAATTTAGCTAGATGTTAGCTTTGAGTGGTTGGGTCCATGTTAAACGTGATTAGGGCTGGTTTTGTGGTTAAATTGATCGGATTAGTGCTGTGAGGTTAAGGAATTTTACCATGATTTGGACTTAGTAAAGCTTATAAGCTTTGAAATTTCATAAGATGATGTAAATTACTTCATGTTGTTGTTTGGCATGCTCATACGCTATGGTGAAGGAAGATATGCTTAAGTTGTGGTTTTTGAAGAAGGGTAATGAGTGTGGATAGAAACTCCATTTGTTTCGTTGAGAGTAAACGCTAAAGCCGACTGGCATTGAGTGGTGAGGAGAGGGTATTGATGTAGTGAATTTGGGGAAGAAAGTAGTGCCAAGAATACGTCTGGTGGAATTTTCCCGTCATTGTTCATTGACAAGAGATATCTAGCACCTGCCCGCAATAAGACCACATTATTTTCAAGTCCTCGGTCAAGTTATCAAACCTAACACAGGTTTGTAGGATTACTCTACACACTTTGATCATCAATATTGACTATTAATGTTTTCCTTTCTTTTTGATCCAAGTAAAAGGTTCTTCTATGGTTGCGTCTCATTATAGATCCCCTTACTGTATACTTTGTATATTATAAACTCATAGCTCATGTCAGTTATTGAATTTTCTATGCAGGTTTGGGGGTGAAAGGGTTCGGTCTTCATGGAAAAATATCAAATATCAAAGTCATACTAAATGGTGGCCAAAGTGTTCTCATTGTATCCTAAATCTTCTTTGATATGTTGATTTTAATACAAAATTTCACATGAGTGTGTGTTTCTAGTGTATTAAAATTTCATAGATATTTAGTATAAAATGCTAATTCAAGCCATAATGTACCCCTGGGGACTCATTTAATTGAAGTGTCTGCAATAGATTACTTCTTTTCTCCGGTAAGACTCATTTTCTATTGAATACCTTTCCTTTTGTACTTGTCAAAATGAAATGACCTCTGATGGGACTTGTCACTAAAATGTTTAGGTCCGAGTTGATGTTAGTGCCAGAAACCCTGGCAAGGTTCAGGCAGCACTGACTGAGAATAGGAGGGGTCTACTTGAATTTGTTTTAGAGCCACTCAAAGAGGAACAATATTATGAGGTTGGTAAATCTCATTCAACATAATAAGTTCACTATTTCTTATTCTCATGAATTTTTATGATCACAAATAAGGGAACCCTTCAACATTATGTCTATTGTAAAGAGCCCAATGGGTTTGATGGTTAGATTTATGGTGGTTGTTGTGTTTTTGATGCCCAAACTAATGGAAACATATGGGTAAGTATTCTATGCTCCTACATGTTTCTAAATTATGTTATGGGCTTCAGACTTAGATTTCATCGTGTCAAAATGACTCCACGGGGACCGGCATGCTGATTCTCTCTTCATAGTTTGCAGGGCTCAATCTCAAGTTTTTTGATTTTGAACTGTCAAAAATGGGAAAACTAGTATTGCACAATATCTCGTTTTATATGAGATATTCCCGAGACACATAGTTTGATAATTATTACCTTATTTTTTCTTTCTGTTCACTAATATAATCATGAAAATCTTATGATTATTTCATACTTAAAATCTTTTCAAAAATGATATGAGCATTTCTTGTTTAAATTGTGAAGGGAACATGTGGCTTCCTCCACTCCTTAGATGGTTTTGACTGCCACATTTCACTTCTCTGGGGTCGGTCTGCAGTTTTTGTCTTAAATCATGCACTTTAATCCTCCCAAGGCTTGTCTATGCATCATATTATCTTGCTTCATAATGCTCGTGCACTCTCCATTTTAGCTCACAATTGTTGGATGCTATATGTTCATATACTTATGCAATCAACTCTCCTTTTATGCAATAGATCCCAAAGAAATGAGGCGAACTCAAGAAGCAATGGGAAACGGGGGACTGGCAAGCATGTTACCTAGTGGCTGGTGCTGCTGTGAGTTAAAAAGTTGAATAGAAATACACAACCCTCTTTGCAGATAGAGCACTTATGTTTTCTAGATCAGGATTATGCCCCGAGGGTTTTGTTTCATTGCAGCAAAACTCCATAATAGAAATTAACCTGCTGTTGTAGAATTATTATTCTTTGAAGCCAAGAAATGTGATGGTATTACGCTGACAATACCTTTTTGTTTTTGTATTTGTCTATTAGTGTTAGGACATGGCCCTTTAGTGTTAACTTCATTTCTACGTTCCTGATGAACTCAAACTGCTCATAAATATATTATCTCACGGGAATCAGTTTCACGACTTTTTCTTTGATCGGAATTTCATGACTTCATCGAAATTTCATGACTTGATCGGATAGTCTATTGAAACTCAAACGCAACTCCGTATATATCATGTCTTTAGCAATAATGAAAAATAGCTCTCTATTAGCCATAAGTTAGACCAATTCAATAAACAACAAAATCTAGTTCATTCATAGCTTGTGTTCAACCAATGACCATAAAAACAAATAAGTAACAACATTGTGCATTTGTGCTAATGAAATACATGTGATATGAATCACTTCCATAATGGCCTGGTAATTGGCTTTTGTGACTTGTTTCCAGTGCTTGGTCCCTTTATATTTTGAAAGTGGGTTGTGAAGATGATGTTGGGACAACCAAAGTTCTTGAAATTGGTAGTGTTGGTTGTGAAGATGAATAACTAGGGTTAGATGAAGCACCAGTAGTGGATATTGATAGGCTCCTTGGATTTGGAGGTCTCTAGACCTGGAAATACTAATATCGTCAATATATGTCTTGAATATTACACAAGAAATATCACACTTATGAGATTCCCTCCAAAATATCACAAAGCAAACATGCATACACTGAAATTTGATCATAAAACAAAGTACCAAGCTCATTCAATTCATCCCAGCAAAACCACATAAATTTCAAACTGAAACACTAGATAATAGATAATGGAAACGAAGAATGAATGAAGAATGATTTAAATTGAACCTCAGATGCATTCATAGACTTCTTAGCAAGCTCAATGGGGCAAGTTCTTATGTTATGGTGCTCTGAACAACATGTGTTGCATGAGGATGTCACGTAGGAACTCTTAAGCATCTTAGTTGTGTCAGCCATAGTAGCCCCAACATTTGGAGCTGGTGGTTCCTCATCTTTCTCCCTCCTCCTAGCCATTTTTGGTCATCCAGGTTGCCTCCTAAATAGGGGAGGCTGAACAGGAGCATGAATCTCGGGTCATAGTTCAATTCCAGAAACATGATTGATAGGATGTGCATATGAATTAAGGTATGTTTTCTTGCTGTAACATTCATCCACATAGTAAATGGGTTCATGTCCTCTACGAAATATGCAACAAATGGCATGAGGACAAAGAATTCCAGACATCATCCACCTTCTACATGTGCAAGTCCTCTTAGCCAAATCAACGGAATGCTTTGAAGAAAGAGCACTACCAATTCTAGCAACAACTTCAAAGATATGGTTTGTAGATCTATATCCATAGTATTCTCTAGCCCTCTTTGCATTCTTTGCAATTAGTTTTTGGATCCTTGGTCCTACATTGACTTTCCATTTCATCCTAGCAACCCTTCTATTTGTTATTCTTATCATTAGATCTTGTCTCAACTGCTCAAGCATCACTAACATAGACTTATCCCTGCATGGAACAATTGCAGCATTGTAGGACTCGCAAAGGTTATTGAGCATCATATCACACTTGTATTCAATCCCAAAATGTGCCATACTCCAGTAACCAGGAGTATCATGATGATTCAACTAGTCAATTCCCTTATTAGAAATATCAGTCATGTCTTTCATATGTCTGTTGAACCAAATTATAGTAGAATCTCTTGCTGCCACCCATAGTAGATTTTTAAAAACTGGACCAGGGTTCTTCTTTTTGAAGTTATTGTGCAGATGACGCGCACAATGCCTATGTTCAGCCTCTGATACTATATCAGCTACTGCGTCTAATAATCCGTTTTGCTTGTCAGACATAAACATAACACCATCAATCTTTTTCCCTGTAGCAGCCTAGTCAGCATTTACAGCGGCTTGGTCAGCCTTTTTTCTCGCAGCAGCAGTTGCATGTTCTTTCTCAACAACAGTTGTATGTTCCTTCTCACCAGCAGGAGTTTGGTCCTTCTCACCAGTTGGGGCATGATCCTTCTCACCAGTAGCGCCCTGCCCCTCCTAACCAGCAGCGGTGTCCTCCTTACCCTAACACATGTATTGGGTTGCTTCACTTTATCATCAACTTAATCAAACATGTGAACCAACATCGATTGCGCCAAAAAGAAATGCTCTTGAGAAAGAAGGGCTCATTGAGGTTCATTTTCCATGAGAGATGCAACGTTGGTTCACATTTTTATGGAAGAAGAATCTTATCGGTGACATGAACGGTGTTTTGAGGTGATATGTATATTTTTATACATGTTTTTATATCTCAACTTCATTTACATGTTTTATTTGTTGTTGTAGAACTATAGAACTGTACAAGAGTTCATGCATTAGATGCCTTTGCAATATAGCTTTAATTAAGAGATGTTTCATGGCTTCATTACCAAAAGTCTTCTATGCAAAACATAATTTTTAACATCATTTATTCAACTCTGTGCAGATTTGACAACATCTATGAAGGAGCCATCAACGCATATTTGTTCTCTTGAACTCTTTATGCTTTTTGACTTCTCTTCTATATATGTNNNNNNNNNNNNNNNNNNNNCATGAAAGGCAGCCTCCTCCTCTATGGTTCACCTTTGTGTAGTCCTCCTCGGCTTTGAACAATCTGCAAGGGGAGCAACATGGGGCTTCATCATCAGAGAATTCGGCTGTTTCCGCCACGGGGTTAGTTTTGGAAACTTCCCCGGGGGGAGTGTTCTCCTGCATCAAGAATCCAACAGTTTCACATGAAAAAACTATAATTACAAAGTGACCAATGTGAAGTACTAATTATTGATATAACTTAAATACATGATGCATATAAACGTCAAAGTATGTATTGAACTCATCTGATTTTTTATGGCTTAGGTGGGAAATCTTAAGGTTGCTTAGAGGAGTTATAACCACTCACATTGTTAGAGGATGAAGATGAGCAGGGGATGGGGTGCACCTCCTGTAAGGAACAAACAATCGAAGTCACCGAACACTGAAAATCAAAAAAAAGAAAAGAAAAAACAAATAAAATGAAAGGGAGACAAATCAATCAGAAGAAAATCAAACAAATTGAACATATTACCTCATGGGAATCAGTTTCACGACTTTTTCTTTTATCGGAATTT of the Fragaria vesca subsp. vesca linkage group LG6, FraVesHawaii_1.0, whole genome shotgun sequence genome contains:
- the LOC101292824 gene encoding ER membrane protein complex subunit 7 homolog, encoding MVKEDMLKLWFLKKGLGVKGHNVPLGTHLIEVSAIDYFFSPVRVDVSARNPGKVQAALTENRRGLLEFVLEPLKEEQYYEIREPFNIMSIVKSPMGLMVRFMVVVVFLMPKLMETIDPKEMRRTQEAMGNGGLASMLPSGCAWSLYILKVGCEDDVGTTKVLEIGSVGCEDE